In Mesotoga infera, a single window of DNA contains:
- a CDS encoding peptide chain release factor 2, which produces MISYETNLRIQELREKFDSIRETLDLEKIDEKLKDIEKKMSDPSIWSDQREASKLGIEAQSLRGTLGLLRDVEEEFESIDIAVELSGEDESYIKHVEELVRSAEKKVREFELTILLSGEYDNNNCFMSIHPGAGGTESQDWAAMLMRMYMRWAEANRFKITIVDELPGDEAGIKSVTLNFSGQYAYGKLKFEAGVHRLVRISPFDANHRRHTSFASISVFPEMDEVPEIEIKPEDLKIDTYRSGGAGGQHVNKTDSAVRITHLPSGIVVACQTERSQHQNKANAMKMLYAKLFEIEIDKKRNEKLRLMGDQKDISWGNQIRSYVFQPYTMVKDHRTDAETGDIQSVMNGEIDEFIEKELLFFSSIEKSLE; this is translated from the coding sequence TTGATTAGTTATGAAACGAATTTGAGAATTCAGGAGTTGAGAGAGAAGTTTGATTCGATAAGAGAGACTCTTGATCTCGAAAAGATAGACGAGAAGCTGAAGGATATCGAAAAGAAGATGAGTGATCCCTCAATATGGAGTGACCAAAGAGAGGCTTCTAAGCTTGGAATAGAGGCACAATCTCTCCGGGGGACCCTTGGTCTTCTGAGGGATGTGGAAGAGGAGTTTGAAAGTATAGATATTGCAGTGGAGCTGTCGGGAGAAGACGAGAGTTACATCAAGCATGTTGAAGAGCTTGTAAGATCGGCAGAAAAGAAGGTCAGGGAATTTGAGCTAACGATCCTTCTAAGCGGAGAATACGATAATAACAACTGTTTCATGTCAATTCACCCTGGTGCCGGAGGGACCGAGTCTCAGGACTGGGCGGCAATGCTGATGAGAATGTACATGAGATGGGCGGAGGCAAACAGATTCAAGATCACAATCGTTGACGAATTGCCTGGGGACGAAGCAGGAATCAAGAGCGTGACTCTGAATTTTTCTGGCCAATATGCGTATGGAAAACTTAAATTTGAAGCCGGTGTTCACAGATTGGTGCGGATCTCCCCGTTTGATGCAAATCACAGGCGACACACATCATTTGCTTCGATCAGTGTGTTTCCGGAAATGGACGAAGTACCTGAGATTGAGATCAAACCTGAAGATCTGAAAATCGATACTTACAGATCTGGAGGTGCTGGTGGACAGCATGTCAACAAGACTGACTCTGCAGTCAGAATTACCCATCTCCCTAGCGGCATAGTTGTTGCATGCCAAACAGAAAGATCTCAACATCAGAACAAGGCGAATGCAATGAAGATGCTGTATGCAAAGCTCTTTGAAATAGAGATCGATAAGAAGCGCAATGAGAAACTGAGATTGATGGGTGATCAGAAGGACATTTCATGGGGCAATCAAATCAGGTCTTATGTCTTTCAGCCGTACACAATGGTCAAGGATCATCGAACTGACGCTGAGACAGGAGATATCCAATCTGTCATGAATGGCGAGATAGACGAGTTCATAGAGAAGGAGTTGCTTTTCTTCTCTTCAATCGAAAAATCTTTGGAATGA
- the secA gene encoding preprotein translocase subunit SecA has product MGILSKIFDKNRMLLKKYARVVEAINDYEQGIGKFGINDFAKKTEEFRARVSEGESLDSILPEAFALAREAAKRAVGMRPFDVQLMGALALNEGKIAEMKTGEGKTLVATMPLYLNALSGKGCHLATVNDYLAKRDAGWMGPVYEYLGLRAGFIQAAMEPSLRKDAYSCDITYGTANEFGFDYLRDNLVYSLENKVQRGHNFVIVDEADSILIDEARTPLIISGPAQDSSNLYRQFAFFAKRFQSEKDFVVDEKDRTVTLTDEGIAKAEKLLQIDNLYDPSNYDYIFHLLNALKAMILYKKEVDYLVTQEGEVVIVDEFTGRLLPGRRYSEGLHQAIEAKENVQIRQESVTFATITFQNYFKQYGKVAGMTGTAATEESEFISMYNTPVAVIPTNKNVIRQDKEDSIYKTKEEKNEAIINEIAGRYEKGQPVLVGTTSIEKSELLSKMLQKRGVPHEVLNAKYHEREAEIVAKAGERKTITIATNMAGRGTDIKLGDGVVELGGLYVLGTERHESRRIDNQLVGRSGRQGDPGESRFFLSTEDDLIRLFGGERMQSIMNTLKIERGQPIEHSLLSRIISSAQKKIEGMHFEIRKRLYELDSVIDQQRSAIYAHRDWVLKGEEIDTNVFEIIEDVVDRRLSGLEQLPPFEEIKVSFGFLPAGDIGRLQGLNNVEELRNNALSVLREIYEEKKTSFGDEFPQVMKYIMLRMIDERWRRHLEAIDHLKDSVGLRAYGQKDPVIEFKKESFMLFQQLTDSLYDDIASAIVRIVKVDSDKAKQNADKEFRSLQAVHSDFSGAGGDKKGDVGGKKKGTKRFKVKR; this is encoded by the coding sequence ATGGGAATTCTTTCAAAAATATTCGACAAGAACAGAATGCTCTTAAAAAAGTACGCAAGAGTAGTTGAAGCTATTAACGACTATGAGCAAGGTATTGGAAAATTCGGAATAAATGACTTTGCAAAGAAGACAGAAGAGTTCAGAGCTCGGGTCTCAGAAGGTGAATCTCTTGATTCAATTCTTCCCGAAGCATTTGCCCTGGCAAGAGAGGCCGCCAAAAGGGCAGTAGGCATGAGGCCCTTCGATGTGCAGTTGATGGGAGCGCTTGCTCTTAACGAGGGCAAGATTGCTGAGATGAAAACCGGGGAAGGGAAAACATTGGTGGCAACAATGCCTTTGTATCTGAATGCCCTTTCGGGCAAGGGCTGTCATCTGGCAACCGTGAACGACTACCTTGCAAAGAGAGATGCTGGCTGGATGGGCCCTGTGTATGAATACCTTGGATTACGGGCAGGGTTCATTCAGGCGGCCATGGAACCGTCGCTTAGAAAAGATGCTTATAGCTGTGATATTACATACGGAACGGCCAACGAATTTGGATTTGATTACCTTAGGGATAATCTCGTATATTCTCTTGAGAATAAGGTTCAACGTGGACATAATTTCGTTATTGTGGATGAAGCGGATTCAATATTGATCGATGAAGCCAGAACGCCGTTGATCATATCTGGTCCGGCTCAAGACTCTTCAAATCTGTACAGGCAGTTTGCCTTTTTTGCAAAACGTTTTCAGTCGGAAAAAGACTTTGTTGTTGATGAGAAAGACAGAACGGTGACGCTTACGGATGAGGGCATAGCAAAGGCTGAAAAGCTTCTACAAATTGACAATCTTTATGATCCAAGTAATTATGACTATATTTTTCACCTTCTGAATGCTTTGAAAGCTATGATCCTCTACAAGAAAGAGGTTGACTATTTGGTTACTCAGGAAGGAGAAGTAGTCATTGTTGATGAGTTTACCGGCAGACTATTGCCTGGAAGGAGGTATTCTGAAGGACTCCACCAGGCAATAGAGGCTAAGGAAAACGTACAGATAAGACAGGAATCTGTTACTTTTGCAACGATTACCTTTCAGAATTACTTCAAGCAATATGGCAAGGTGGCGGGAATGACGGGAACGGCCGCGACCGAAGAGTCGGAGTTCATTTCAATGTATAACACGCCAGTTGCGGTAATACCAACGAACAAGAATGTAATTCGGCAAGACAAGGAAGACTCAATATACAAGACCAAAGAAGAGAAGAATGAAGCAATAATCAATGAAATTGCCGGACGTTATGAAAAGGGACAACCTGTGCTTGTGGGAACGACTTCAATTGAGAAGAGCGAGCTTTTGAGCAAAATGCTCCAGAAAAGGGGAGTTCCCCACGAAGTTCTGAATGCGAAGTACCATGAGAGAGAAGCCGAAATTGTTGCAAAAGCAGGAGAGAGAAAGACCATTACAATCGCGACTAACATGGCTGGAAGAGGAACAGACATCAAGCTTGGAGATGGTGTCGTAGAGCTTGGCGGACTTTACGTCCTGGGTACCGAAAGACATGAAAGCAGGAGAATAGACAATCAGCTCGTGGGAAGATCTGGCAGGCAGGGTGATCCGGGAGAGTCAAGATTCTTTCTTTCTACCGAAGATGATCTCATAAGGCTTTTCGGTGGAGAAAGGATGCAGTCAATTATGAATACTCTCAAGATCGAAAGAGGTCAGCCAATCGAGCACTCACTTCTTAGCAGGATTATTTCTTCTGCTCAGAAGAAGATTGAAGGAATGCACTTCGAGATCAGAAAGCGTCTCTATGAACTGGACTCAGTTATTGATCAGCAAAGAAGTGCAATCTATGCTCATCGAGACTGGGTACTTAAAGGCGAAGAAATCGATACCAACGTTTTTGAGATAATTGAAGATGTTGTTGATCGAAGATTGTCCGGGCTTGAGCAGCTTCCTCCTTTTGAAGAAATCAAGGTTTCCTTTGGTTTCTTGCCAGCGGGAGACATCGGGCGGCTCCAGGGCCTTAACAACGTTGAAGAACTTAGAAACAATGCCTTATCAGTGCTGCGGGAGATATATGAAGAGAAGAAAACTTCATTCGGAGATGAGTTCCCTCAGGTAATGAAGTACATTATGTTAAGAATGATTGATGAGAGATGGAGAAGACATCTAGAAGCTATTGATCATCTCAAGGACTCCGTGGGGCTCAGAGCTTACGGTCAGAAAGATCCTGTGATAGAATTCAAGAAAGAGTCTTTCATGCTCTTTCAACAGTTGACTGATTCCCTTTACGACGATATTGCAAGTGCTATCGTAAGAATAGTCAAAGTTGATAGTGATAAGGCCAAGCAAAACGCGGACAAGGAATTCAGAAGTCTTCAAGCCGTACACTCTGATTTCAGTGGAGCCGGAGGAGATAAGAAGGGTGATGTTGGCGGTAAAAAGAAGGGCACAAAAAGGTTCAAGGTGAAACGCTAG